In Camelus ferus isolate YT-003-E chromosome 10, BCGSAC_Cfer_1.0, whole genome shotgun sequence, the following proteins share a genomic window:
- the RCOR2 gene encoding REST corepressor 2 codes for MPSVMEKPSAGSGILSRSRAKTAPNGGQPHSEDDSSEEEHSHDSMIRVGTNYQAVIPECKPESPARYSNKELKGMLVWSPNHCVSDAKLDKYIAMAKEKHGYNIEQALGMLLWHKHDVEKSLADLANFTPFPDEWTVEDKVLFEQAFGFHGKCFQRIQQMLPDKLIPSLVKYYYSWKKTRSRTSVMDRQARRLGGRKDKEDSDELEEGRGAMSEGEPDAGDAKREPLPSRPLNARPGPGKKEAQGSQYRHHPLRTRRRPPKGMYLSPEGLTAVSGSPDLANLTLRGLDSQLISLKRQVQSMKQTNSSLRQALEGGIDPLRPPEANTKFNSRWTTDEQLLAVQAIRRYGKDFGAIAEVIGNKTLTQVKTFFVSYRRRFNLEEVLQEWEAEQDGAPGAPVPMEEARRGAPLPAPALEEDDEVQITSVSTSVPRSGPPAPPPPPPPTSLSQPPPLLRPPLPTAPTLLRQPPPLQQGRFLQPRLAPNQPPPPLIRPALAASRHSARPGPQPPPTLVGAPLEPPAPSL; via the exons ATGCCCTCGGTGATGGAGAAGCCGAGCGCGGGCTCTGGGATCCTGTCCCGCAGCCGGGCCAAGACGGCGCCCAACGGCGGACAACCTCACTCGGAGGATGACAGCAGCGAGGAGGAGCACTCACACG ACAGCATGATCCGCGTTGGAACCAATTACCAGGCCGTAATTCCGGAGTGCAAGCCTG aGAGCCCTGCACGCTACAGTAACAAGGAGCTGAAGGGGATGTTGGTGTGGTCGCCCAATCACTGTGTGTCAGATGCCAAGC TTGACAAGTACATTGCAATGGCCAAGGAGAAGCATGGTTACAACATCGAGCAG GCGCTCGGCATGCTCCTGTGGCACAAACACGATGTCGAGAAGTCACTGGCTGACCTGGCCAACTTCACCCCATTCCCCGATGAGTGGACGGTAGAGGACAAGGTGCTGTTTGAACAGGCCTTTGGCTTCCACGGCAAGTGCTTCCAGCGGATCCAGCAGATG CTGCCTGACAAGCTGATCCCCAGCCTGGTGAAGTATTACTACTCTTGGAAGAAGACCCGCAGCCGGACCAGTGTGATGGACAGACAGGCTCGGCGGCTGGGGGGTCGGAAGGACAAAGAAGACAG TGATGAGCTTGAAGAGGGACGAGGAGCCATGAGTGAGGGAGAGCCAGATGCTGGAGATGCCAAGAGAGAG cctctgccctctCGGCCCCTGAATGCCCGCCCAGGCCCGGGAAAGAAGGAGGCCCAGGGATCTCAGTACCGCCATCATCCGCTGCGAACCCGGCGGCGCCCACCCAAGGGCATGTACCTGAGCCCCGAGGGCCTCACCGCTGTGTCAGGGAGCCCAGACCTTGCCAACCTCACGCTTCGAGGCCTCGACTCCCAGCTCATCTCCCTCAAGCGCCAG GTGCAGAGCATGAAGCAGACCAATAGCAGCCTCCGCCAAGCCCTGGAGGGTGGCATTGACCCTCTCCGCCCCCCTGAG GCCAACACCAAGTTCAACTCCCGCTGGACCACAGATGAGCAGCTTTTGGCAGTACAGG CCATCCGTAGGTATGGCAAAGACTTTGGGGCTATTGCAGAGGTGATTGGAAACAAGACTCTGACCCAGGTGAAGACCTTCTTTGTGAGCTACCGGCGCCGCTTCAACCTGGAGGAGGTGCTGCAGGAATGGGAAGCCGAGCAGGATGGGGCCCCTGGCGCCCCGGTCCCTATGGAGGAGGCTAGGAGGGGGGCGCCCTTGCCAGCCCCAGCCCTAGAGGAAGATGAcgag gTCCAGATTACATCTGTCTCAACATCAGTGCCCCGATCTGGCCCCCCAGCGCCACCCCCCCCTCCGCCTCCCACCTCGCTGTCCCAGCCGCCCCCACTGCTGCGGCCACCTTTGCCCACGGCTCCCACCCTGCTACGCCAGCCTCCCCCACTACAGCAGGGCCGCTTCCTCCAGCCCCGGCTGGCTCCCAACCAGCCCCCACCACCTCTCATCCGCCCTGCCCTGGCTGCCTCCCGCCACAGTGCCCGCCCtggccctcagcccccacccaccctggttGGAGCCCCCCTGGAGCCTCCTGCACCCTCACTCTGA